One Buteo buteo chromosome 5, bButBut1.hap1.1, whole genome shotgun sequence DNA window includes the following coding sequences:
- the NEMP2 gene encoding nuclear envelope integral membrane protein 2: protein MSPARPLRRWQRPRGRPGPGPGLLLLALAGAAGGSGQAPSAGRNCSFLQEMDVIQKQDENCYCYVQNRTIHLQYVWSTLQVKVNSREMFRFEPISEKSNCRNSETVFEFAACAVQIFWKPETSMETFMSIKQYGEDICFKIQPFKTEPYTVSVKREMLDGKLLFLFVAGIFLFHFANSLSRSTKFFYLSGIILGVLALLVFVLLTLKRFIPRHSTFWILMSGCWMSSLYFIYCFKENMQWLWSEHRNYLLGYFLAVGITSFAICYQHGPLTSELSITLFTWTLQLTAFVLIYCGVTIPQVAYALIAVSLCSKGLCYPLGAACHIGRKMKNHFKSKKLVFKCLTEEEYREQGETETIRALEELRSLCRNPDFPSWLAISKLQSPHRFAGFILGSPHVSPAETKAHDEEYGIGSFFLEEQLFETRAESEQDDPANSIHEGDEEDEDEMHKQISFPYATELL, encoded by the exons ATGAGTCCGGCGCGGCCGCTCCGCCGCTGGCAGCGcccccggggccggccggggccggggccggggctgctcctcctggcgctggccggggcggccgggggcaGCGGGCAGGCGCCGTCAGCAG GTAGAAACTGTAGCTTTTTGCAGGAAATGGATGTAATCCAGAAACAGGATGAAAACTGTTACTGCTATGTGCAAAACAGAACCATTCACTTACAATACGTTTGGTCGACTCTTCAG GTAAAAGTTAACAGCAGAGAAATGTTCAGGTTTGAGCCTATTTCGGAAAAAAGCAACTGCCGTAATTCAGAAACTGTTTTTGAGTTTGCTGCATGTGCTGTTCAAATCTTCTGGAAACCAGAGACATCTATGGAAACTTTCATGAGCATAAAACAATATGGAGAGgatatttgtttcaaaatacagcCCTTCAAAACCGAACCATACACTGTGAGTGTGAAACGAGAAA tGCTAGATGGAAAgctcttgtttttgtttgtagctggaatttttctgttccattttgcAAACAGCCTAAGCAG GAGTACCAAGTTCTTCTACCTTTCTGGAATAATACTGGGTGTTCTTGCTCTGCTAGTCTTTGTCCTGTTGACACTTAAAAGGTTTATTCCAAGG cacAGTACTTTCTGGATCTTAATGAGTGGCTGCTGGATGTCCTctctatattttatttactgtttcaaAGAGAATATGCAGTGGTTGTGGTCTGAACACAGAAACTACTTGTTAG GGTATTTTCTGGCTGTTGGAATTACCAGCTTTGCCATTTGCTATCAGCATGGACCGCTTACCAGTGAACTGAGCATAACCTTGTTCACGTGGACGCTACAATTAACAGCCTTTGTCTTGATTTATTGTGGTGTGACCATACCTCAAGTTGCGTATGCGCTAATTGCAGTCAGCCTCTGTTCAAAAGGCCTGTGTTACCCCCTTGGTGCTGCTTGTCACATAGGCAG AAAAATGAAGAACCACTTTAAATCAAAAAAGTTAGTGTTTAAATGCCTTACTGAAGAGGAGTATCGAGAACAAGGTGAAACAGAAACTATCAGAGCTCTGGAGGAGCTACGCTCATTGTGCAGGAACCCTGACTTCCCATCATGGTTAGCTATATCTAAACTCCAGTCACCACACAG GTTTGCAGGTTTTATTCTGGGATCTCCCCACGTCTCACCTGCAGAAACAAAGGCGCATGATGAGGAATATGGCATTGGGAGCTTCTTCCTGGAAGAGCAGCTCTTTGAGACAAGGGCAGAATCTGAGCAAGATGATCCAGCCAATTCCATTCATGAAGGAGAtgaggaggatgaagatgaaATGCATAAACAAATATCATTTCCATATGCTACTGAGTTGCTCTGA